The following are encoded in a window of Clostridia bacterium genomic DNA:
- a CDS encoding V-type ATP synthase subunit F, translating to MYERMGVIGQYSSVAGFSAVGVEVFDCNDSSTALQLIRKLTLNEFAVIFIDEALAQQFPDTIEKLKAQPFPIIVPIPLDDSTSSLGMLGIKKDVEKALGVDILFNKED from the coding sequence ATGTATGAGCGAATGGGGGTTATAGGTCAATATTCTTCGGTAGCGGGGTTTTCCGCAGTTGGCGTAGAAGTTTTTGATTGCAACGACTCTTCTACTGCGCTTCAACTTATACGCAAACTGACTTTAAACGAATTTGCCGTTATTTTTATAGACGAAGCGTTAGCTCAACAATTTCCCGACACCATTGAAAAACTTAAAGCTCAACCTTTTCCTATCATTGTGCCAATACCGCTTGACGATTCGACGTCTAGTCTAGGCATGCTCGGCATAAAAAAGGACGTGGAAAAAGCTCTCGGCGTAGATATATTGTTTAATAAAGAGGATTAA
- a CDS encoding V-type ATPase subunit: protein MNGSSAYFASGLVAVLSTRLIKGDKIVRLSNCVDLSSAYKLLQEFGYASFSKLDSPDFEPLLMQEMAQTIAFLNKYTMVTELTNIFVTFYDFLNIKLLVKSKKLDKDLSSSCLTFGSIEVKELFNAIAKQDYSSLPQFAQDLLNEYDKTELAPYEIDLIADKAMYKHFLSLAKKSNNKEMLDYVKVDIDLTNIMSSYRSLNANFTAEFTRQFFIEGGNLLLQDLSFDTLTSLTNSFDVKDYELFGKFNRSVYLPLCKLCLKICQEKTSFAQAETYVDSYKKKFLQPYSSVNNSVMPLIYYYLAKQAEISNVRIILSCIKNKIDKELIKTRLKDIYV from the coding sequence ATGAATGGTAGTAGCGCATATTTTGCTAGCGGTCTAGTCGCAGTATTATCTACGCGACTTATAAAAGGCGATAAAATTGTTCGCCTATCTAATTGTGTCGATTTATCTTCGGCATACAAATTGCTACAAGAATTTGGATATGCTAGCTTTTCTAAGCTAGATTCGCCTGATTTTGAACCCTTGCTTATGCAAGAAATGGCGCAAACTATTGCTTTTCTCAATAAATATACAATGGTAACCGAACTCACCAACATATTTGTTACTTTTTACGACTTTCTTAACATCAAACTACTTGTTAAAAGTAAAAAACTTGACAAAGACTTATCAAGTAGTTGCCTAACTTTTGGCAGTATAGAGGTAAAAGAACTTTTTAACGCTATTGCAAAACAAGACTATTCGTCATTGCCTCAGTTTGCGCAAGATTTACTTAACGAATACGACAAAACCGAGCTTGCCCCTTATGAAATTGACCTTATTGCCGACAAAGCTATGTATAAACACTTTTTGTCGCTAGCAAAAAAGTCAAATAACAAAGAAATGCTTGATTACGTAAAAGTCGATATTGATTTGACCAATATAATGTCGTCTTACCGTTCGTTAAACGCTAACTTTACGGCAGAATTTACTCGACAATTCTTTATCGAAGGCGGTAATTTGCTTTTGCAAGATTTATCTTTTGATACTCTTACATCTTTAACAAATTCTTTCGACGTCAAAGATTACGAGCTTTTTGGCAAATTTAATCGTTCGGTTTATCTACCGCTTTGCAAATTATGTCTAAAAATTTGTCAAGAAAAAACTTCCTTTGCCCAAGCGGAAACTTATGTCGATAGCTATAAAAAGAAATTTTTACAGCCTTATTCAAGCGTAAACAACAGCGTAATGCCATTAATTTATTACTATTTAGCTAAACAAGCAGAAATTAGCAACGTTAGAATTATTCTAAGTTGCATTAAAAATAAAATTGATAAGGAACTAATAAAGACGAGGTTAAAAGATATTTATGTATGA